Genomic window (Methyloprofundus sp.):
CTGACCCGATAATCCGCTAATTTATTTTTATTTAACTCTAATTTCAGGTGCGCATAAACACGTTGTGCCACTGGGGTATCTTGTAATATTTGCCTAGTTTGCTCAACCAATACTTTATCTAAAGGCCTAGGTAAAGGTGCAGGGCGCACTGCCAGTAAAGTATCTAAATGTAAGCTTAGCGATGCCCTTTGCTCAGTACTAATTTCTATTGGTAGATTATATTTCCAATACAACTTAAACCATGCCGCAATAGCACCAGCATCATAGTGCTCTGAACTTGCCAACATTAAATAAACCTTAAGAGCCTCATACAGATAATCACTATTATCCGTATTCGTTTGTAACTGTCGTTCAAGTCGGTGCATCATCCTTGGCAAATAACTTTCTTCAAGTAGCCTGCGATACAGCATCACTTCAGCACTGCCTAACTTATCCCCCTGATATAACCCAAAAGTAAGTGACCAAGGAGTGCCCTCCAATTGCGCTGCATACCCTCCAGGCAAGGCGCGTATTTTATCTAAAATAGCCAACAATACTAAAGGGTCGGTCTCTTCAGGGTTAATTTCGTTAACTTTTTTCTCTATCGCCACTGCCTGTGCAGACACTTCTTTTATATAGGCTTCATTACTAAAATAACTCGTTACCCAAGCAAAAGAAATGATCCCGGTCAGTGCAGCAATACCTATAAAAGCACCTTTCTGGAACCAGCGCTGCTTTTTTTCAAGGTTTAAATTAGCGCCTGCCAAGCCAGATTCAGCAAAAATAAGCTTACGTAACAAACTGTTAATAAAATAACTTTTTCCCTGCCCAGTATTCGCAATACCCGCTTGACGACTAAGTCCAAAACTACTAGATAAGGAGCCCATAATACGATCTATAGGAGAACCCTCTTGAGTGGCACTGGTAAAATAAACCCCTCGAAACATGGCATCATGGGTATAGCGACTGTCTTGAAAAAGCTCTTCAAGGAAAGGAGTGATCAGCTCACTTAAAGCACCAAACTGCTGGGGAAAGGTATAAATCAGGTTACGCCGCTCTGCACCTCGCTCCCGCTCCAACTTATTGATTAGTTGCTTTTGTAGTTGCTGCTGCAATAATTCAAATTCAATTCCAAACTGGCTAACAATATTTTGTTTTTCTTCCTCACCCAGTTTAAAGGTCATGCCCCAGACTTGAGCACCCTGCTCTTTATCAAGGTCATCAAAGTACTCCATAAACCCCGATAACAAGTCGCACTTGGTAAACAATAAATAAATAGGAAAACGAATATTGAACTGCTCATGCAACTCTTCAATTCTTGTGCGAATAGCACGTGCTTGTGCAAGACATTGCTCTTTATTTTGCTGTAATAAATCAGAAATACTGACTGCAATAATGACACCATTGATAGGCCGTCTACTACGGTTTTTCTTCAGCAATTCTAAAAAGCTTATCCAAGCAGCCTGATCAACAGGCTCATGACTATCTTGAGTGGTATAGCGCCCTGCGGTATCTAGTAGTACTGCATCTTCTGCAAACCACCAATCACAATTACGGGTGCCACCGACACCACGTACCGCATCTTTACCAAAATGATCTGATAATGGAAACTTTAAATTCGAGTTTTTTAATAAGGTTGTTTTTCCTGCCCCAGGCGGCCCAATAATGACATACCAAGGCAATTGATATAAAAATTGCTTCTTTGAGCCACTTCCTAAGCGTGAGTCCTTCAATACGCCAAGTGCCGTCTGCATATCTTGCGATAAAGTGTCTTGTTCATCTTGAGAAGCTTGCTCATCAGCACTTAATGAAGGCTCGTCTGCACCTGCCATCGCCCCCAAAATCTGATTATTTTGCCTACGCGCCTTAAAAAGGCTCCAAACTTGCACAATAGCCCAAATAGAAAAACTAAAGCCGATCAAGTACCAACGATGATTTTCAGCCTCTAAAGGTGCACTTCCCGCAAAAGCAAACAATGGTCCAATAAACCAAATCAGCATACTTAGCGCTATCATGCCTAATAAAGTGATAACCCAGCGCTGTTTAAAAAAATTAAATATTGTTTTCATCTTTGGCACTTCCTATCGCGTTCACTTGTTACCCGTTACCAGATATATTTTATATGCACTATTTCAACAGAGTAATTTCCACTCGACGATTTTTTGCTCGTCCTGCACGTGTTTTATTGGAGGCAATTGGATCCAGATCAGAACGCCCTTCCACCAATATCCTGCTCGGATCAACTAAGTTTTGTTTAATGATATTTGCTACTGCATCAGCTCTAGCCTTGGATAAATGCCAATTTGATGGGTAACGAGCACTTCTAATGGGAACATTATCAGAATGCCCTGTCACTAAAACCTCGCCAGTTAGCTGGTTTAATGTTTCTGCAATTTTATATAACAATGGGTTAAGCGACTGCTTAACAGTAGTACTGCCCGAACTAAATAGGTTATCACCGCTAATAGTAATGGTACTGCGCTGTATCAACTCCACAACTTTAAGTTCATTTTGTGCAATTTCATCAGCAAGCAACATAGAAAGTGTCACTTCTTGTACAGGTGTATAAAGTGGCTCATATTCAGGCTGAGCAACTTCAGCAACAGGCGGCTTGATGGCAAATACTTGTTTAAACACTGGATCAGAATTTTGATTCAACTGATATAAAAAAGCACTGAATATGATGGCTAGTAACCCTGCAGCAACAACACCAAAAACCCAAATAGGCACTAACTCGGCTAAGGGACTTTTCTGGTCAGTAACGCCTTCCCAATGTGGTGACAACTCTGCATCAATAGCCCCTTGTTCCTGCTGCAAAACCTGAAACAACCATTCACGAATATCTGCTAACTTCCGTTTGCCACCGTCAACAATCCGATACCTACCTTGAAACCCTAGGGACAAACAAAGATACATTAATTGTAGTAGCTGTTTATTTTGTGCTGGATTTTGCGCTAATGTTTTCAGTAACTGAAAAAAACGATCTCCTCCAGAAACTTCTTTATGAAACAGACTTAATAAGCTTTGCTGCGTCCAGTTACTATCATGCCCCCAAGGTGTATTGAGTACCGCCTCATCCAGCACCGTACAAATAACATAGCGCGCGTTAGAAATAGTTTGTGGGTCAACACCTTCCGCCTGCGCAGTTTGCTGAAACTGTTGAATTTCATGGGTGATTTTATTTTTTAGTTCATCAGGGTTTGACTGGCTCTGCGAAGCATTAATTTGCGTTAATAATGCCAATAATCCTGATGCAGCTTTTTCTAATGCGTTTAACCGGCCTAGTCTCGGCAAGTTTTGTACATTTTTAGCCGTTGCGGCTACGGCAGGCGCATTATTCGAAACAGGCCGTTGAATATCTGAACGCTTCCCTCCAGGGACGGGGCGAATAATGGTGCGATCGTCAGATTGAGGTGCAAAAAAAGGATCATCTGCAGTCATAGGTTTATCCTCTAATAGCCCAAAACTCTAATTCCAGCCCTGGATATTCTCCAGAAAAATGCATGGCAATCGTGCCACTTTCCTGCAAGTCTTTCCATAGCGCATGACTCCTGTCCAACTCAAAATAAACCATGCCTTTATGGAAAGGGATTTGTCTTGGTGCTTGCGGTATTGCCAGTAACTTAATACCCGGCACTTGCGCCATCACCAAATCTCGTAATTTTTCAACAGTCGCAACCGTTGTTTTTCGTGGAATATGCTCACGTAACTTATCCGCCGCGACATCAGCACCAACCGCCAAGACAAACTCTGCTGATTGCAGTAATTCTCGATCTGGAATGGTTGCGGTACGAATTTGGCGGGGGTGTTCTTCTAAAGGAATGGGGATAGCTCTAGCTTCAGCAACCCAGCTTAATGCAGTACGAATTGCTGCCAAGACAGGCTCAAAGCAAAGCTGTAATTGTTCGTGCTGATAAGTAGGAAAACTAACAGGGCGATGACTTTCTTCCGTTATAGTTGCTAATTCACCCGCCATCTGCAACAGAGTGCTATACAAACGCTCTGGATGAAGCTGGTTTAATTCTGCAAAATGATTAAACAGTGGTTGGTAACGATTCAATATTTGCAATAACAAAAAATCAGTTATCTCGGCAACACCCCCTGCACCAGGACTCCCTAGCCGCTGTGCCAGTGCCTCACCACGATGATGGATAATGCCCGAAACTTCTTTAATATACGCGGTTAATTGTTTAGCAGCACCACAATGCAAAACACTAGGAACAAACTTACTATCTAAAATAACTTGTTTATCAGCTTTTAGTTCAGCCACTTTTGCAATTGGCAGGGTAATAAAAGCATCCTGATTTTTACTTGCAAAATGTAGCCGTGTCCATAACTCACCACTTTGTACTACCGCCTTATTTTGCTCTGCTTGCGAATGTACATCACTAAGCTCTATTTCCTGCAACCGATAGCGGCTTAACTCATCAGTATCACTATCCCATGAAATTTCTTTGCCCGCCCGCCGCTGCACTGGTAAAGCCAAAAAAATCACTTCCTCTTTCGTTGCTGTCAATATATCCAGAGGAGCAGGTACTGGATGTTGTTCAGGAATACTAAAAGGTGTTCCATCGGGGAATATTCCCTGACAGCTAATCAGCCCAAACTTTCCTATTGCCAACAACTGCTGGTCTACTTCTATCTGGGTAATTCCCCAAGAATAGCTTTGTAAGCCGGCACAGCGGGATTCAACCCAATTTTGCACATTACGGTCTTGTTGCTGAAAGTGCAAAGGCTGCAAAAACATACCTTCAGTCCAGATAACTTTATTATTCCATGACATATGATTACCTAAAAGCGAATAAGGAAAGGGCGCGGAATAGCTTCGACAACTGGCGTAGAATTTTTATGCGTATTCAAGGCATTGAAACAGGCGCATAGCCAGCTACGCAACTGTTTCAACAATGCAGAAGACAGATAAAAAAACCAGCAAGTTGTCGAAGTCATTTCGTGCACGTTCCTAAGTTAATGGCTATTTTTTCCAGATGCTAATACCGAGTTTATCAACAAAAACAAATAATTTTGTTGTTTTATCAGCAGGTATAACAGTGGCATCTCGCCAGATAGCTTGATTAAGATCTCGATAAGCTGCCACGACTGCAATAAATTCCGTGCCCGCAGCCAAGTCCTCCTTCAAAATACGATTATCCCCAGGGTTTAAATGATACTGCTCAGAACGTATTAATTCAGCACCTAATATCGACTCATACTTTTCAAAGAGCTCAGAGAAATCAGACTCAGTATATTTGCCTAAACTCTGCAACTCATAAATACGGACAACTATCGGAGATGCCCTATTATTAATATCAGGATTAACCATTGCTGATACCGCAACTTGGGTAGTAATTGCTAGCGGTTCTGTATCAACCGGTTTTTCTGTCGAAGCACTACAGCCCAACACCAGTAATGAGAGTAATATTAATCCTCGTTTAATAATATGCATCGTAATACTTCTAGCCTTTTAGTTTAGTTAGGGATGAGGATTTAATAATACCCGAAAGTATGACGCAGGATTTTGGCTGTACAGCTGTGTTAGAAAGACAGGCGCATAGCAGGCTACGCAACTGTCTTTCTGGCGCAGTTGTACAGTCAAAAGACAAGTCAGACTTGGGTATCATTGAATTCTCATCCCTTAAAGTGGCGTATTTCTTTTAGAATTCTTTAATTTAATAATTTGTTCTTCATATGACTCAGCAAAAGCCTGCCCAAACAAATGATAAAAATTGTCAGTTGCTTCACTTTCTATATCATCATAGAGCGTTGCAAACAAACGCCATAACTTTGCTTGCTTATGAATCGGTATACTCGCAGCTATAGGACTTTGCTTTTGTAAACGATGCTCTAGCTTTTCAGGGTCGAACCGTTTCAAAACTTCAAGTAATGCCGTTTGCATCCCTGCAATAACAGAGAACTGATGCGCACGAATATCATCAAATACTTCTTCTATTGCTTCCTCGGCAGGCAAATAGCCTTTATCTTGGGGTACCAACATCTTGCGAATCGCCTCTTCTGCGCCGACAGAAAATTTAACAGGATTGTTTTGTACCGCCCTAATCATGGTAACATCCAAGTGCATTTCATTTTTTATTTTAGCCCGGCCTCCTAATACATCCATAGTTCCCTGAACTGATGCACGTAAGATATTGCCGATAATAAAAAATTTTTCAGGGGTAAGCTCATCACTAATGCCTGCATTTTCTAACCCTGCACCACGCAAAAAATAATCTATCATTAAAGCTTGAGCATCTTTAGATATATCTGGCTGTTTTGGTTCAGAACTTTCTATCGGTTTAACTTCTATTTCAGGCGAGCTAACGCCATTAAGCTGTGTTATAGCTTCAGTATCAGCAGACTCTGGTTCAGCTTGTGCTGATGCCTCCATACGGTGCTCGACTTGTTTATCAAGCTCAATTTTTTTAGGTTTATTAAGCTGTGTTTCATTCACTTCCTCACTAGGCTGTTCGGTAGAGAAAAAATGGTCAGGGAACGGGTCTTCAGTTAATTCGGCAGGCTGCGGCTGAGTAAATACCTCTGCACCTGGTCTCGGCTCAGACTTGCTGGGCTTTGATTCGGCAACAGGCTCTTCCGAATGTTGCGGTTCATCAAAAAAGTCATCGGTAAACAACTCTTTCGCACTACTGCTCTCAGTGTTACTCTTGGTAAACCAATCATCAGCGAAAATATCATCTGCTGGTACCGTGCTCATACCAGCTTTTTTTGCGGTATCATCAGAGGCTAAGCCAGGAATATCAAAAGGATCCTCCCCTTGACCTGCAATAGGAAAATCAGTTGCATCAAATGAGTTACTGCCAACAACAGGCGCTATACTTATATTAGCAAAAGGGTCATTAGCTAATGCTTCATCATTACTCACAACTGAATCACTTAATATATCAGGCGCAACTTCAGCCAAGCTAACAACAATCGTATACTGGCCAATATGCAGTCGGTCGCCATCGCGCAATTTAACGCTATTGCCATTACCAATAGCCTCTGCTGCATCGTTAACGAGAACACCATTCGTACTCGCATCCGTCACAAAATAACTCGACTCTCGATAGTCAATAAATGCATGATGACCTGAAATATATCTTTTAGGGTCATCCAACACTAAGGTATTCCCTGCATTACGCCCAATAGTAGCCGACTCTTGTTGGAGAGTAATGCTTTCTAGCTCATTTCCTGCCTGCGAGATAACTCGCAATATTAACTTCATACGCTTACTTTACTCATGCCAAATTTTACTTATTATCCCGAAGTCTATAGGTTTCAGTAACATCATATCTAAAATACCCAGGTATTAATCTCTTAAATTTCAATATAACGTATCCATTACCTCGAAATCAAGTTTTAAGCGAGTACTGCTCTATAAATTTTTGCATCCATCAAAAACAAATAAATATATTAGAATTTTCTTCTCATATATATTAGAGTAGTTGCTAATACAGAGTTATCAACTACAATGAAAACATCATTCTACTGCATCTAACCAACACTAAATCCTTATTCTCCAGCCTTATTTCAAGGTAGCTGCAGAATAAGAGTTTGTATTCAAGATACAGAATGCGGCAAACTATAGAGGTCTTATGAAAAGCTCCGACTCTTGGCAGAAAATAAAGTCTGACTTTTCTCAGCTTATACACTCTTTTAAGGAAGGGTCATCTACAGCTGACAGCATCATAAAGCAACTAAATCTATTGCTATCAGAAAATGATTTAGATATTACAGCACAACAAGAATTACAAAAACTAATTCTTGTTGCTAAATTACCGCAAGAATTAAGTAATTTATTAGTCAGTAAAATTGGCGAGCAAAAAACACTGGTCATGCAACGTAACACGCCTGCCCCCCCTCCCCCTCAGGACAAGAAAAACGAAGACCCCAGCCTAGGGCAGATCCCCTCAACTCACTCTTCATCATTATTGAACAGTCTTTCCAAAAATGATGAAAAAATAGGGTCACGTGTTATTAAGCCTGGACTCATTATTCGTGACACCTATTGCTTAGAAGCAAAAGTTGGTAAGGGCGGCATGGGCGAAGTATGGAAAGCACTTGACCTCATCCAGGATGCAGGTGATGCCAAAGATAAATTTGTCGCAATCAAACTGATCAACCAAGAAATTAAAAGTCACCCGGATGCTCTAAAAGCACTCGTTAGAGAATTTGCCCGTTACAAGAAACTAATTCATACAAATATCGTCAAGGCTTATGAGCTAAACCATGACCATAATGATATTTTTATTGCTATGGAATATTTAGAGGGTGCAGAACTCAAAGCCTTTATTAAACAACATCCAAATGGTATACCACTCAAGCAAGCACAACCGATTATAAAAAGCATGTGCGATGCCTTAGAATACGCGCATACTGAAGGCATCATCCATCTTGATTTTAAACCAGGTAATGTTTTTTACAACCCTAAAACTCACATCTGCAAAGTAATCGACTTTGGTATTGCTCGCCTTTCCGATCCCGAAGAGCGCGATAAAACACGTTTTGACCCTGGCAGTCTAGGTGCGATCACCACCGCTTATGCAAGCTGCGACATGCATTTACAGGCTGACCCATGCCCTAAAGATGATGTCTACAGTCTTGCCTGTGTTATTTATGAACTATTATCTGGCCACCATCCTTTTAACAGGACTGATGCACTCATTGCTGAGCGTAAAAAAATGCAAGCAGCCTCTATACCAGGCTTAAGTAAAGATGAAATGCAAGCCCTTTTACACGGGCTCCGTTTTCGTGCAGCGGACAGAACCAGTAGTGCCAAACAACTTTATACTGAACTGTTTTCTCCTGGGCAGCTTGCCAAACAAAAACGCAATCAACTGTACATTTTCGGACCTATACTTTTAGTCGCACTAACGGCTGTGCCTTTTTTCCTATACAAAGGCTATGAGCACTGGCAACTAACACAACTCAGTGCAGATATTACTCAATTAACACCAGTAGGAACAGCAAACTTCCAACAACTTTCGCCTAATGAGCAAAAAGAGCTTTTACAAGATAATCCTGCACACCACTTAGCATTAGTCCAATACGCAGCCTCCAAGCAAGACACGTTACTTGAAATTAATAAATTTGATAGCAAAATTCAACAGATATTATTTACTAATAGAAAAGTAAGGGCATTCCTCCTGAGCCATTATCGCAATAAAATTGAACAAGCAATTAATGCCGATAATTTTCAAATTGCACAACTGTTGGCAGAGCAAATACTAAAAAAATACCCAGATTCTTCACAGCTCATGAAAATATCTGCCAATATTGATGTGCAAAAAAACCATAGGCTAACAACCTTACAGCAAGAGTATCAACAATGCCTGGCAGATAAGTCACAAAATTTAATCGAACTATTCCCTTGCCTACAACAAGCTCAAGCACTTATTGAAAAAATTGCGACTGCTGAGGCATTATCCTCTTTACCTAATATCACTGAGCGCTATCACCAAGAAATAAGTGATGCAATTACTATTAAAGAGTTAAGCTTAGCTGAAGAGCTTATTGCTAACTGGCACTCTTTAGACAATGCAGAAATAACAGTGCGAGCTCAGCTCGAGCAGCAATTAGCCTACACAAATAAAATTGAAAATTTAGTCTTGCAAGTTAATTCTGCTAGTGCTGCGGGGCTCAATGAACTAATCGCATTATTAGCAAATCAAGACCCTGATATTCAGCAAGCCGTACTCGCAAATACAGAAGCTAGACAGTATTTAATTTCTTTTTATCAAGAGCTTATTACTGACAACCTAGCCAAACACGACTTTATTGCAGCAAAAAACCTGACTACAACAGGCTTAAACTTATTCGCTAAAGGCTCAGAGGAATACAAAAACCTTAGCCAATTAACAAAGAAAATTAATAAGGAAAGAGCGCTTTATTTGGCAAACCAAAAACAACTCTACCTAAAGCAGCTTGTACAAAAACACCCTGATATTGCCATTATTCAAGCTATTCAAAAAAATATCGCTGCAATTGCCCCCAATAACCCATTAGCACAACTGCCTAAATTATTGGAAAGTTATAGTAAAAAGATTGATGTCGCTATTATGGATCTGCAATTTGATTTAGCAGATCAACTACTCATTGACTGGAAAACATTAAAATCAGCAGATGCTGATACAGAAATATTTATCCAATTATCAGCAAAAAATCAGCAAAAATCACAAGAATTTGCGCATATTCGCAAAGCATCCGCCCTTTTACAGGAAGCAATTAATAGCCAGCAGATAACACAAATTGTCGCAAGGCTTACTGAACTAAAAGTACAGTTCCCTGAAGCAAAACAACGGGATACAATCCTACTTTCCAATAAAGAATTACTGTTTAATTTTTACCGAGAATATATAAACGCAACTGTGCAACAAAATGACTTTGAGACTGCCAATCAAGCACTGCAACAAATACAAGCAGTATTCCCTAATGACAAACAAATAGGGGCTATTACAAAAAGCATTCATAAAGCTCAAAATTTATATATCAACAAGCTTCTACAACAATCTCGTCTAGCAATCAATGCTGACATCTTAAAAGGTGCAGCTATTTTCACTCCATTATTGAGCATTCAGGCAAGCGATAAACTTTATTTTAAAAATAACCCGAAAATATTTCAGGAAATAGAGCAAAAACTAATATCCACCATTAACACTGAAGGCTCATTGCCTCAATTACAAAGTGTTATAAATCACTGGGATAGCTTTATTCAGTCTGAACATACTCCTATTAAAAGCAAAAAGCAGTACAATACGGCTAAAAACAAAATTGCTATACGTTGCTTACTCAATGGTCGTAAATTAAAAAAACAAGACAAGCCCCAAGAGGCCAATAAATTTTTTATGTACGGCTTATCATTAGAACCGATTAACTCCATAAAAAACGCTTTGGAAAAAGAGCTTTTATAAATTTGGGAAACTGACACTATGAATTGCAGAACAAACTATCTAACAAAATTACTCCCACCTTTATATATTGGCTTTATCCTTATTTTACTCAGTGGCTGTGCTAGTAAACAGCCTATAAAAATTGAAGCACCTGTTGATTTTCAGTTTATCACGGCACTCGCAGGAGACTCCTTTGAGTCTTTAGCAGAAGAGCATATTGGCTCAGCAAACTTAGCATGGCGTATTAAAGAATTTAATAACAGCCAATCACTAGCCCCAGACCAGCAATTAATAATCCCGCTAAGCCCATTTAATTTTGGAGGCTTAAATGCTAAAGGTCACCAACTTATTCCAGTATTAAGCTATCACAACTTTAGTAAAGGCCGAAGTCACAACAAAATGACCGTCTCCGCCAAAAACTTTAGAGCACAACTTAGCTACCTAAAAGAAAATAACTACCATGTTATTTCCATGAGTCAATTCATTGAATTTCTTAATTTTGGTCAAATTCCCAAAAAATCAGTGCTGATTACCATTGATGATGGCTGGAAAAGCAGCTACGAAATTGCCTACCCAATACTAAAAAAATTTGGCTTTAGTGCCACCTTATTTATTCCAACTCATTTTATTAGACCTCAAAATAAGCGTGCCATAACATGGGCACAAATTAATGAAATGGTGTCTGACAAAACTATTGATATTCAGTGCCACACCAAAACTCATCGTAACTTAACCAAACTCAAAAAAAATGAGTCCTTTACTGATTATTTACGTGCTATTGACAAAGAATTATTAAATTCAACTCAGACCATTCACCAACAAATAGGCAAAAAACCTTTGGCACTGGCCTACCCCTTTGGTAAAACAAACCCGTTAGTGATGGCACTTGTTGAAAAACATGGTTATAAAGCAGCCTTTACCGTCAAAAGAAAAAACAATCCATTTTATCAACAAAGTTTTCTCCTCAACCGTACTATGATCTATGGGACATTTAACTTAAAAAGGTTCATAAAAAATATAAGGCATTTTGCAGAAAATAAAATTACGCAGCCCGAACCAATTGACTCACTACTTTCACTGGCAACCCTTACTGAAATAAGTCCAGAAGCATACGAACAAAAACAACAATGGCGTACAGCTCTACTCGCATGGAAACTCCAGCGCGATAAATTATTATCACAGCAGCAGTCAGCTAGCAGCGTTCCAGAAAACTTTCACCAGTCACTACAGCAAATAAAACAAAAAATTGCAGATCTAAGCAGTAAACTGGATGCTATTGCCAACACACATTATCAAGATGCGCTATAC
Coding sequences:
- a CDS encoding non-specific serine/threonine protein kinase, with amino-acid sequence MKSSDSWQKIKSDFSQLIHSFKEGSSTADSIIKQLNLLLSENDLDITAQQELQKLILVAKLPQELSNLLVSKIGEQKTLVMQRNTPAPPPPQDKKNEDPSLGQIPSTHSSSLLNSLSKNDEKIGSRVIKPGLIIRDTYCLEAKVGKGGMGEVWKALDLIQDAGDAKDKFVAIKLINQEIKSHPDALKALVREFARYKKLIHTNIVKAYELNHDHNDIFIAMEYLEGAELKAFIKQHPNGIPLKQAQPIIKSMCDALEYAHTEGIIHLDFKPGNVFYNPKTHICKVIDFGIARLSDPEERDKTRFDPGSLGAITTAYASCDMHLQADPCPKDDVYSLACVIYELLSGHHPFNRTDALIAERKKMQAASIPGLSKDEMQALLHGLRFRAADRTSSAKQLYTELFSPGQLAKQKRNQLYIFGPILLVALTAVPFFLYKGYEHWQLTQLSADITQLTPVGTANFQQLSPNEQKELLQDNPAHHLALVQYAASKQDTLLEINKFDSKIQQILFTNRKVRAFLLSHYRNKIEQAINADNFQIAQLLAEQILKKYPDSSQLMKISANIDVQKNHRLTTLQQEYQQCLADKSQNLIELFPCLQQAQALIEKIATAEALSSLPNITERYHQEISDAITIKELSLAEELIANWHSLDNAEITVRAQLEQQLAYTNKIENLVLQVNSASAAGLNELIALLANQDPDIQQAVLANTEARQYLISFYQELITDNLAKHDFIAAKNLTTTGLNLFAKGSEEYKNLSQLTKKINKERALYLANQKQLYLKQLVQKHPDIAIIQAIQKNIAAIAPNNPLAQLPKLLESYSKKIDVAIMDLQFDLADQLLIDWKTLKSADADTEIFIQLSAKNQQKSQEFAHIRKASALLQEAINSQQITQIVARLTELKVQFPEAKQRDTILLSNKELLFNFYREYINATVQQNDFETANQALQQIQAVFPNDKQIGAITKSIHKAQNLYINKLLQQSRLAINADILKGAAIFTPLLSIQASDKLYFKNNPKIFQEIEQKLISTINTEGSLPQLQSVINHWDSFIQSEHTPIKSKKQYNTAKNKIAIRCLLNGRKLKKQDKPQEANKFFMYGLSLEPINSIKNALEKELL